A single region of the Chionomys nivalis chromosome 5, mChiNiv1.1, whole genome shotgun sequence genome encodes:
- the LOC130874246 gene encoding serine/arginine-rich splicing factor 3-like, with protein MHRDSCPLDCKVYVGNLGNNENKTELERAFGYYGPLRSVWVAQNPPGFAFVEFEDPRDAADAVRELDGRTLCGCRVRVELSNGEKRSRNRAPPPSWGRRPRDDYRRRNPPPRRRSPRRRSFSRSRSRSLSRDRRRERSLSRERNHKPSRSFSRSCSRSRSNERK; from the coding sequence ATGCATCGTGATTCCTGTCCATTAGATTGTAAGGTGTATGTAGGTAATCTTGGAAACAATGAGAACAAGACTGAATTAGAACGAGCATTCGGCTATTATGGACCTCTCCGAAGTGTGTGGGTTGCTCAAAACCCTCCTGGCTTTGCTTTCGTTGAATTTGAGGATCCCCGAGATGCTGCTGACGCTGTCCGAGAGCTAGATGGAAGAACACTATGTGGCTGCCGAGTAAGAGTGGAGCTGTCGAACGGTGAGAAAAGAAGTCGGAATCGTGCCCCCCCTCCCTCTTGGGGTCGTCGCCCTCGAGATGATTACCGTAGGAGGAATCCTCCACCTCGGCGAAGATCTCCAAGAAGGAGAAGCTTCTCTCGAAGCCGGAGCAGGTCACTTTCTAGAGATAGGAGAAGAGAGAGGTCTCTGTCTCGTGAGAGAAACCACAAGCCGTCTCGATCTTTCTCTAGGTCTTGTAGCCGATCTAGGTCAAATGAAAGGAAGTAG
- the Serpinc1 gene encoding antithrombin-III, with product MYSNGLGSAAAGDRKVRLLSLLLIGAWGCVICDGNSVDDICIAKPRDIPVNPMCIYRSPNKKATDEDGQEQKIPEATNRRVWELSKANSRFATTFYQHLADSKNDNDNIFLSPLSISTAFAMTKLGACNDTLKQLMEVFKFDTISEKTSDQIHFFFAKLNCRLYRKANKSSNLVAANRLFGDKSLTFNETYQDISEVVYGAKLQPLDFKENAEQSRVSINDWVANKTEGRIKDVIPQGAINELTALVLVNTIYFKGLWKSKFSPENTRRELFYKADEQTCPVSMMYQEGKFKYRRVAEGTQVLELPFKGDDITMVLILPKPEKSLAKVERELSPELLQEWLEELTETMLVVHMPRFRTEDSFSLKEQLQDMGLVDLFNPEKSQLPGIVADGRNDLYVSDAFHKAFLEVNEEGSEAAASTAVVIAGRSLNPSRVTFKANRPFLVLIREVALNTILFMGRVANPCVNENSL from the exons ATGTATTCCAATGGGCTAGGGAGCGCGGCTGCCGGAGACAG GAAGGTACGTCTCCTCTCCCTGCTACTCATTGGTGCCTGGGGTTGTGTGATCTGTGATGGAAACTCTGTGGATGACATCTGCATAGCAAAGCCCCGGGACATCCCTGTGAATCCCATGTGCATTTACCGCTCTCCAAACAAGAAGGCCACTGATGAGGATGGCCAAGAACAGAAGATCCCAGAGGCCACCAACCGCCGGGTCTGGGAACTGTCCAAGGCCAACTCTCGATTTGCCACCACCTTCTATCAGCACCTGGCAGACTCCAAGAATGACAATGACAACATTTTCTTGTCCCCCTTGAGCATCTCCACGGCTTTTGCTATGACCAAGCTGGGTGCCTGTAATGACACCCTCAAGCAGCTGATGGAG GTTTTTAAGTTTGATACTATCTCGGAGAAAACATCCGATCAGATCCACTTCTTCTTTGCTAAACTGAACTGCCGACTCTATCGAAAAGCCAACAAGTCCTCCAATTTGGTAGCAGCGAACCGCCTTTTTGGAGACAAATCCCTTACCTTCAACGAGACCTATCAGGACATTAGTGAGGTTGTCTATGGAGCCAAGCTCCAGCCCCTGGACTTCAAG GAAAATGCAGAGCAATCCCGAGTGAGCATCAACGACTGGGTAGCTAATAAGACTGAAGGCCGCATCAAAGACGTCATCCCCCAGGGAGCCATCAACGAGCTCACAGCCCTGGTGCTGGTTAACACCATTTACTTCAAG GGCCTGTGGAAGTCGAAGTTTAGCCCTGAGAACACAAGGAGGGAGCTGTTCTACAAAGCTGATGAGCAGACATGCCCAGTGTCTATGATGTACCAGGAAGGCAAATTCAAATACCGGCGTGTAGCAGAAGGCACCCAGGTGCTGGAGCTGCCCTTCAAGGGCGATGATATCACCATGGTGCTCATCCTGCCCAAGCCTGAGAAGAGCCTGGCCAAGGTGGAGCGGGAACTCAGCCCAGAGCTGCTGCAGGAGTGGCTAGAAGAGCTGACAGAGACCATGCTTGTGGTCCATATGCCCCGCTTCCGCACTGAGGATAGCTTCAGTCTAAAGGAGCAGCTGCAAGACATGGGCCTTGTGGATCTGTTCAACCCTGAGAAGTCCCAACTCCCAG GGATTGTTGCAGACGGCAGGAATGACCTCTATGTCTCTGATGCATTCCACAAAGCGTTTCTTGAG GTGAATGAGGAAGGCAGCGAAGCAGCAGCGAGCACTGCTGTCGTGATTGCTGGCCGTTCACTGAACCCAAGCAGGGTGACTTTCAAGGCCAACAGGCCCTTCCTGGTCCTTATCAGGGAAGTTGCTCTGAACACTATTCTATTCATGGGGAGAGTGGCTAACCCTTGTGTGAACGAAAACAGTCTTTGa